The following coding sequences lie in one Synechococcus sp. CC9902 genomic window:
- a CDS encoding DUF6561 domain-containing protein — MPGPVVNGVRQVGVLGQGPSDSSAQEALLPLMSEGRIRLLLLSSGEVLMARLRNTTDRDGDHAYQLIRPRLVRRSSSQESDWSLHPYLLGLTTQSNVVLFKSAVASVLDPDPLLIQAYAESTNQECPLEETPVERLKRAFQEFTESVDANQTLD; from the coding sequence ATGCCAGGTCCAGTGGTGAACGGAGTGCGCCAAGTCGGCGTTCTTGGTCAGGGACCGAGTGATAGCTCCGCTCAAGAAGCGTTGTTGCCACTGATGTCTGAAGGGCGCATTCGCTTGTTGCTTCTTTCCAGTGGAGAAGTGTTGATGGCTCGTCTCAGGAACACCACCGACCGGGATGGCGACCATGCGTATCAGCTCATACGGCCTCGCTTGGTTCGGCGAAGCTCCTCACAAGAGTCTGATTGGAGTTTGCATCCCTATCTGTTGGGTCTCACCACCCAAAGCAATGTGGTGTTGTTCAAATCGGCGGTTGCATCTGTGTTGGACCCGGATCCTTTGTTGATTCAGGCCTATGCCGAATCCACGAATCAGGAGTGCCCCCTCGAGGAGACCCCGGTGGAACGACTGAAACGGGCCTTCCAGGAATTCACCGAAAGCGTGGATGCCAATCAAACGTTGGATTAA
- the hemC gene encoding hydroxymethylbilane synthase encodes MALTELRIASRRSQLAMVQTNWVKAELEKAHPGLTITVEAMATQGDKILDVALAKIGDKGLFTKELEAQMLVGRADIAVHSLKDLPTNLPEGLMLGCITEREDPADALVLHAKNKHLNLATLPEGAVVGTSSLRRLAQLRHHYPHLEFKDVRGNVITRLEKLDSGAYDCLILAAAGLGRLGFADRIDQSIPGDISLHAVGQGALGIECVENQPDVMEIIKVLEHGPTSQRCLAERAFLRELEGGCQVPIGVNTRFEGDQLILTGMVASLDGKRLIREQASGPSTDPESIGLELAATLKGLGAGEILKEIFDAVRPEA; translated from the coding sequence ATGGCCCTCACCGAACTGCGCATCGCTTCACGACGCAGCCAGCTGGCCATGGTGCAAACCAACTGGGTCAAAGCGGAACTGGAAAAGGCTCACCCAGGCCTGACGATCACGGTGGAAGCGATGGCCACCCAGGGCGACAAGATTCTCGACGTTGCCCTGGCCAAAATTGGCGACAAAGGGCTGTTCACGAAGGAACTCGAGGCCCAAATGCTTGTTGGGCGTGCGGATATCGCTGTTCATTCCTTAAAAGACCTACCGACCAATCTCCCTGAGGGGCTAATGCTCGGTTGCATCACCGAACGGGAAGATCCCGCCGATGCCCTGGTGCTGCACGCCAAAAACAAACATCTCAATCTTGCGACACTCCCCGAAGGAGCTGTGGTGGGCACCAGCTCACTCCGGCGCCTTGCCCAGTTGAGGCATCACTATCCCCACCTGGAGTTCAAGGACGTCCGCGGCAACGTGATTACCCGTCTGGAGAAACTCGACAGCGGTGCGTATGACTGCCTAATCCTTGCCGCGGCTGGCCTGGGTCGACTCGGCTTTGCAGATCGCATCGACCAATCCATTCCTGGGGATATTTCTCTCCATGCCGTGGGACAAGGCGCCCTGGGGATCGAATGCGTTGAAAACCAGCCAGACGTGATGGAGATCATCAAAGTGCTCGAGCATGGGCCCACGTCCCAGCGCTGCCTCGCCGAACGCGCCTTCCTCCGTGAACTGGAAGGAGGCTGTCAGGTGCCCATTGGTGTGAACACACGCTTCGAGGGCGACCAATTAATCCTCACAGGCATGGTGGCCAGCCTCGACGGGAAGCGCTTGATCCGAGAGCAGGCATCAGGCCCCTCCACCGACCCCGAATCGATTGGTCTTGAGCTGGCGGCAACGCTAAAGGGGCTTGGAGCTGGCGAGATTCTCAAGGAGATCTTCGACGCCGTCCGCCCCGAGGCCTAA
- a CDS encoding L,D-transpeptidase, translating to MAAALAMAVPVRAEELALNTSLPSRILLDLQRREISVVLDGRMRGSWPVAIGDPKTPTPQGEFSILTKKIDPIYVSKKSGQRKELSGPTSPIGDRYLAFHRNGRGEFGIHGTPWPHWVKTRAAVSLGCVRMLNVHVRQLFDLVDVGTTLEIRG from the coding sequence ATGGCTGCTGCACTTGCGATGGCAGTCCCGGTCAGGGCGGAGGAACTGGCCTTGAATACCTCGTTGCCATCGCGCATTCTTTTGGATCTGCAGCGCCGTGAAATCAGCGTGGTGCTGGATGGTCGGATGCGTGGCTCCTGGCCGGTGGCGATTGGTGACCCCAAGACCCCAACGCCTCAGGGGGAGTTCTCGATTCTCACGAAAAAAATTGACCCCATTTACGTTTCAAAAAAGTCTGGACAGCGCAAGGAACTGAGCGGTCCAACAAGTCCGATCGGTGATCGTTATTTGGCCTTCCATCGCAACGGTCGCGGTGAATTCGGAATCCATGGAACTCCCTGGCCCCATTGGGTGAAGACCCGTGCTGCCGTCAGTTTGGGTTGCGTTCGCATGCTGAATGTTCACGTTCGCCAATTGTTTGACCTCGTTGACGTGGGGACAACCTTGGAAATCCGAGGCTGA
- a CDS encoding phytanoyl-CoA dioxygenase family protein codes for MLSSTTIATKKPSLLCGEALAQAVASISFPFSEVVRSRRSFIAAAWALRRHGIICLRGAASNQDLTSIRDEIDNLLGNIEANDLSNLQDIAYLNLPNNRVLKGYNNFRDADRPVINYRVKRPDGRTGSDAGMIDIFHPERLSINLEKKIQNCLHERLIQRLLLVSSLNQMRVKCRNLYLNQGVQDTRSYHCDGRSLKFKSFVYISDVNELDDGPYCYVKGSHRRRRMWWRSATFNKKNKLGPFEFSQLEGAEAISLFAKAGDMVLSSQKGAHCGHPQHPEAKRTVLVNMYQR; via the coding sequence GTGTTGTCCAGTACGACGATCGCCACGAAAAAGCCATCCTTGCTATGCGGTGAAGCCTTAGCCCAAGCCGTTGCCAGCATCAGCTTTCCGTTTTCTGAGGTTGTACGCAGCCGGCGCAGCTTTATCGCCGCAGCCTGGGCCCTGCGTCGCCACGGGATCATCTGCCTGCGCGGTGCCGCTTCAAATCAAGACTTGACGTCGATCCGAGATGAGATTGACAACTTATTAGGGAACATTGAAGCAAACGACCTATCCAACCTCCAGGACATTGCATACCTCAATCTTCCTAACAATCGCGTTTTAAAGGGATACAACAACTTCCGAGATGCGGACCGTCCTGTCATTAATTACCGTGTGAAACGACCGGACGGACGGACGGGAAGTGATGCAGGAATGATCGACATATTTCACCCTGAACGACTTTCAATTAACTTAGAAAAGAAGATCCAAAATTGCTTGCACGAAAGATTAATTCAGAGACTATTACTAGTTAGTAGTCTAAACCAAATGAGGGTAAAGTGCCGTAATTTATACTTAAATCAAGGGGTCCAAGACACACGGAGCTATCACTGCGATGGCCGCTCCTTGAAATTCAAATCATTCGTTTACATCAGCGATGTCAATGAACTTGATGATGGTCCCTATTGCTATGTGAAAGGGTCCCATCGCCGACGACGCATGTGGTGGCGCAGTGCAACCTTTAACAAAAAAAATAAACTCGGTCCCTTTGAATTCAGCCAACTTGAAGGTGCCGAAGCGATCTCTCTTTTCGCGAAAGCTGGCGACATGGTTCTCTCCTCTCAAAAAGGAGCCCATTGCGGCCATCCCCAGCATCCGGAAGCAAAACGCACAGTTTTGGTGAATATGTATCAGCGTTAA
- a CDS encoding inorganic diphosphatase, producing MANLDQAPSRSMPNLLHVLPAFADEAELRLNTIVELNSNTINKYELITETGHLKLDRVGYSSLSYPFAYGCIPRTWDEDGDPLDIEIVNVTEPLVPGSIVEARIIGVMTFDDGGEVDDKVIAVLADDKRMDHIKSFEDLGAHWKKETTYYWEHYKDLKKPGTCTVNGFFGTEKAVEIIKSCEARYMAEIDPKLVD from the coding sequence ATGGCCAACCTCGACCAGGCTCCGAGCCGCAGCATGCCCAATCTGTTGCATGTGCTGCCCGCATTCGCTGATGAAGCCGAGCTTCGCCTCAACACGATCGTGGAGCTGAACTCCAACACGATTAATAAGTACGAGCTGATCACTGAAACTGGCCACCTCAAGCTAGATCGTGTCGGCTATTCCTCCCTCTCGTACCCGTTTGCCTACGGATGCATCCCCCGTACATGGGATGAAGATGGTGATCCCCTTGACATCGAGATTGTCAATGTGACTGAGCCGCTCGTCCCAGGATCAATCGTGGAGGCTCGCATCATTGGTGTGATGACGTTCGACGATGGTGGTGAGGTTGACGACAAGGTGATCGCTGTTTTGGCGGATGACAAGCGTATGGATCACATCAAGAGCTTTGAAGATCTAGGCGCTCATTGGAAAAAAGAAACCACCTATTACTGGGAGCACTACAAGGATCTCAAAAAGCCTGGTACTTGCACTGTGAATGGTTTCTTTGGTACTGAAAAGGCCGTGGAAATTATCAAGAGTTGTGAGGCTCGTTATATGGCTGAAATCGACCCCAAGCTCGTCGACTAA
- a CDS encoding carboxypeptidase M32 encodes MSDLITAWDKLGAHIRETALTGSIQSTLYWDQNTRMPRSGSAWRGEQLTLLASQLHARQSSPAYAELIAEARQTWSVGERCREQGRNLDLLEQDLHRQQSLDPALVSALATAKADGYSRWQQARQDSDFSLFAPALQTLIDLRQEQARQLAEPRSCWETLAQPFEPDLTLDRLMQLFAPLRERLPQLVAEVAAPPRSRSASWELSEDAQQSLCDQLLMSWGRDPNSTCLARSPHPFSITLGPSDYRITTRVVSGQPLSCFLATAHEWGHSLYEQGLPNQSHQWFAWPVGQATSMAVHESQSLFWENRVARSFAFSEQWCERFVEAGAPLQAPRDLWHAMNPLSPGLNRVEADELSYGLHILIRTELEIALLEGGLAVSDLPNEWNRRYSELLGVTPENDAEGCLQDVHWSEGLFGYFPSYLLGHLISAQISEAMVEAIGAPEDHVARGDVSPLLAWLREHVHPLGRSVNAEQLVERVTGRRLDAGSFLTYLEGKLAALSAA; translated from the coding sequence GTGTCAGACCTGATCACAGCCTGGGACAAGCTTGGTGCTCATATCCGAGAGACTGCCCTAACGGGGAGTATCCAAAGCACGCTTTATTGGGACCAGAACACACGAATGCCCAGGAGCGGATCAGCCTGGCGTGGGGAGCAGCTGACCCTTTTGGCAAGCCAGTTGCATGCCAGGCAAAGTTCGCCTGCCTATGCCGAGCTCATCGCGGAAGCGCGTCAAACATGGTCTGTTGGTGAGCGCTGTCGTGAACAAGGACGCAACCTTGATCTGTTGGAGCAGGATCTCCACCGCCAGCAATCGCTTGATCCAGCCTTGGTGAGCGCCTTGGCTACGGCCAAAGCCGATGGCTACAGCCGCTGGCAACAGGCACGCCAAGACTCAGATTTCAGCTTGTTTGCACCGGCCTTGCAAACGTTGATCGACCTCCGTCAAGAACAGGCGCGTCAATTGGCTGAGCCACGCTCCTGTTGGGAAACGTTGGCGCAACCCTTTGAGCCAGATCTCACATTGGATCGGCTGATGCAGTTGTTTGCGCCGTTGAGAGAGCGCCTTCCTCAATTGGTTGCAGAGGTGGCGGCACCGCCCCGTTCTCGCTCGGCGTCTTGGGAGTTATCAGAAGATGCGCAGCAGTCTCTGTGTGACCAACTGTTGATGAGCTGGGGGCGTGATCCGAACTCCACCTGTCTGGCCCGTTCTCCCCATCCGTTTTCGATCACCCTTGGCCCCTCGGACTACCGCATTACGACGCGCGTGGTCTCGGGCCAGCCCTTGTCCTGTTTTCTCGCTACGGCGCATGAATGGGGACATTCCCTGTACGAACAGGGTCTGCCAAATCAAAGCCACCAGTGGTTTGCATGGCCGGTGGGCCAAGCCACATCGATGGCGGTTCATGAAAGCCAGTCGTTGTTTTGGGAGAACCGCGTGGCGCGAAGCTTTGCCTTTTCAGAGCAGTGGTGTGAGCGTTTTGTTGAAGCGGGTGCGCCGCTCCAAGCACCTCGGGATCTCTGGCATGCCATGAATCCACTCTCGCCGGGGCTGAATCGTGTAGAAGCCGATGAGCTCAGCTATGGATTGCACATTCTCATTCGAACGGAGCTCGAGATCGCCCTATTAGAGGGTGGTTTGGCGGTGAGTGATTTGCCGAATGAATGGAACCGGCGCTACAGCGAACTTCTTGGTGTGACCCCTGAGAATGATGCAGAGGGCTGTCTGCAGGATGTGCACTGGAGTGAAGGGCTCTTTGGTTATTTCCCTTCCTATCTCTTGGGGCATCTGATCAGCGCTCAGATCAGTGAAGCGATGGTTGAGGCGATTGGTGCTCCTGAGGATCATGTCGCTCGCGGTGATGTGAGCCCTCTGCTCGCCTGGCTTCGCGAGCATGTGCATCCCTTGGGTCGCTCCGTCAATGCAGAGCAGTTGGTGGAACGGGTTACGGGTCGCCGGCTCGACGCTGGATCGTTTCTGACGTATCTCGAGGGCAAGCTTGCAGCGCTAAGCGCTGCGTAA
- a CDS encoding DoxX family protein — protein sequence MNRSISFSRALDRLGRICIAALFVNALPGKIGNFSGTASFIASKGIPEPLASALLIGAIVVLIVGSALLVFGNNTILGASLLLIFLVPTTLIFHTNPLDLPHLFPNLAVIGALILAITRSTGGSVPSFRSLRARRR from the coding sequence TTGAACCGTTCCATCAGTTTTTCGAGGGCTCTTGATCGTCTGGGTCGCATTTGTATCGCTGCACTGTTCGTGAACGCGTTGCCTGGAAAAATTGGCAACTTTTCTGGGACTGCCTCATTCATCGCATCCAAAGGAATTCCAGAGCCGCTGGCGAGTGCACTTTTGATTGGAGCCATCGTGGTTTTGATTGTTGGCTCTGCTCTCTTGGTTTTTGGGAACAACACGATTCTTGGTGCTTCGTTGTTATTGATTTTTCTTGTTCCTACAACCCTGATCTTTCACACCAACCCCCTTGATCTCCCGCATCTATTCCCCAATCTGGCGGTGATTGGAGCGTTGATCTTGGCGATTACGCGCTCGACTGGTGGCTCTGTGCCTAGTTTCCGCTCCTTAAGAGCAAGACGCCGCTGA
- a CDS encoding thiol-disulfide oxidoreductase DCC family protein, with product MSRSDQPDLTLLFDGGCPLCVREVRFLRGRDRHHRIAFVDIDASDYDPTAYADISYRMAMGRIHALKSNGDVLQDVAVFREAYRLIGLGWLYAPTRWPFVAPLANLAYGFWASRRLQWTGRSDLDTLCGDRCVL from the coding sequence ATGTCCCGTTCTGATCAGCCGGACCTCACATTGCTATTCGACGGTGGATGCCCCTTATGCGTCCGAGAGGTTCGCTTCCTACGCGGGCGTGACCGCCATCACCGCATTGCATTTGTCGATATCGACGCGTCGGATTACGACCCCACTGCTTATGCAGATATCAGTTATCGGATGGCAATGGGGCGGATCCATGCCTTGAAGTCGAATGGGGATGTGCTCCAAGACGTCGCGGTGTTTCGAGAGGCCTACCGCCTCATTGGATTGGGCTGGTTGTATGCCCCCACCCGCTGGCCTTTCGTTGCTCCCTTGGCCAACCTTGCCTATGGGTTTTGGGCGTCAAGGCGACTGCAATGGACAGGTCGGTCGGATTTGGACACTCTTTGCGGAGACCGTTGCGTTCTCTGA
- a CDS encoding secondary thiamine-phosphate synthase enzyme YjbQ: MPLRQVLHQLDLSTPGRGFTRIDRTLNAWLRTTGLHQGVLHLTCLHTSASLTINENADPRVLQDLEAWMADVVPESRPYVHNDEGADDMPAHIRTALTSQTLNLSVQGGRLVLGTWQAVYLWEHRSAPHQRTVACHLMGEERPLEKETLRINEAIQSRHDAEAWASDGGVETEVDFLVDRLHDLADKPSQDGHSH, from the coding sequence ATGCCCCTCCGCCAGGTTCTGCATCAATTGGACCTATCGACCCCAGGCCGAGGCTTCACCCGTATCGATCGAACATTGAATGCATGGCTGCGTACCACTGGATTACATCAAGGTGTGCTGCATCTCACATGCCTCCATACAAGCGCCAGCCTCACCATTAATGAGAATGCGGATCCTCGGGTTCTTCAAGACCTCGAGGCTTGGATGGCGGATGTGGTGCCCGAAAGTCGTCCATACGTCCATAACGACGAAGGTGCCGATGACATGCCAGCCCACATCCGCACCGCCCTGACGAGCCAAACCTTGAACTTGAGTGTTCAAGGCGGTCGTCTTGTTTTGGGAACTTGGCAGGCCGTTTACCTATGGGAGCACCGCAGTGCCCCCCATCAACGAACGGTGGCGTGTCACTTAATGGGGGAAGAACGACCCCTTGAAAAGGAAACTCTTCGGATTAACGAAGCCATTCAATCCCGCCACGACGCCGAAGCTTGGGCGAGCGATGGAGGGGTGGAAACCGAGGTGGACTTTCTTGTTGACCGTCTGCATGACCTCGCAGACAAACCAAGCCAGGATGGGCATTCCCACTGA
- a CDS encoding 4a-hydroxytetrahydrobiopterin dehydratase produces the protein MTTQRLNQNQIEALLSQLPQWTVTDTCLQRQLVFKNFVEAFGFMTQVALLAEARNHHPNWSNVYNRVTIELTTHDLGGLSSLDEELASAIDDLLPA, from the coding sequence ATGACAACACAACGACTGAATCAGAATCAAATCGAGGCCTTGCTAAGCCAGCTGCCGCAGTGGACAGTGACCGATACGTGCCTTCAACGCCAATTGGTCTTTAAGAACTTCGTTGAGGCGTTCGGCTTCATGACCCAAGTGGCCCTGCTAGCAGAAGCACGCAATCACCATCCAAATTGGAGCAACGTCTACAACCGAGTGACGATCGAGCTCACCACCCACGACCTTGGCGGACTCAGCAGCCTTGATGAGGAGCTGGCCTCTGCAATCGACGATCTGCTGCCAGCATGA
- a CDS encoding CobW family GTP-binding protein has protein sequence MTTAPAPAGVPVTILSGFLGAGKTTLLNHILSNQQGVKTAVLVNEFGEIGIDNDLVVTTGEDMVELSNGCVCCSINGELMEAVERIMDRPDPMDYIVVETTGLADPLPVAMTFLGSELRDQTRLDSIITLIDAENFDDAVLATEVGRSQVIYGDILLLNKCDLVSEDRLQSVEQQLRDVKNDARILRSVKGDVPLPLMLSVGLFESDKVVGSDSKTTSQDSDHDHSHGHDHSHGHDHSHGHDHADHLEIEGFTSLSFKSEGPFALRKFQNFLDNQMPQEVFRAKGILWFNESEKRHVFHLAGKRFSIDDSEWTGDRKNQLVLIGRDLDHDQLRQQLQACVAKDAGKGFS, from the coding sequence ATGACCACAGCCCCTGCCCCAGCCGGGGTTCCCGTCACCATCCTCAGTGGCTTTCTTGGTGCAGGTAAAACCACTCTGCTGAATCACATCCTGAGCAATCAGCAGGGCGTCAAAACAGCAGTGCTCGTCAACGAATTTGGCGAGATCGGTATCGACAATGACCTAGTGGTGACCACTGGTGAAGACATGGTCGAGTTGAGCAATGGATGCGTCTGTTGCTCAATCAACGGTGAGCTGATGGAAGCCGTCGAGCGAATCATGGATCGTCCGGATCCGATGGATTACATCGTGGTTGAAACCACGGGGTTAGCGGATCCCCTACCCGTGGCCATGACCTTTTTGGGGAGTGAACTTCGCGATCAAACCCGCCTCGACTCGATCATTACTCTGATCGATGCTGAAAATTTTGACGATGCAGTGCTCGCCACAGAAGTAGGGCGGTCTCAGGTGATCTATGGAGATATTTTGCTTCTAAACAAGTGCGATTTAGTTTCAGAGGATCGCCTCCAAAGCGTCGAACAACAATTGCGCGATGTCAAAAATGATGCACGCATTTTGCGCTCCGTTAAAGGAGATGTGCCTCTACCGCTGATGCTGAGCGTCGGCCTTTTTGAATCGGACAAGGTCGTCGGATCCGACTCCAAGACCACCAGCCAAGACTCTGATCACGACCACAGCCATGGGCACGACCACAGCCATGGGCACGACCACAGCCATGGGCACGACCATGCCGATCATCTGGAAATCGAGGGATTCACATCTCTATCGTTCAAAAGCGAAGGCCCATTTGCTCTGCGGAAATTTCAGAATTTCCTCGACAATCAGATGCCGCAAGAAGTGTTCAGGGCGAAGGGCATTCTTTGGTTCAACGAAAGCGAGAAGCGCCACGTCTTCCACCTCGCTGGCAAACGTTTTTCCATTGACGACTCCGAATGGACCGGTGATCGAAAAAATCAACTCGTGTTGATCGGCCGAGACCTCGACCACGACCAGTTGCGCCAACAATTGCAGGCGTGTGTCGCCAAAGATGCTGGAAAGGGTTTTTCCTGA
- a CDS encoding ABC transporter permease — protein sequence MSRKVLAGLAAALALLAIWPLFNLIAEGLQGLFNGLGSLGPDGGRQIRGTLSLLLGSALVGTVIGTANGWLLINCRFPGRRWLRIAQLIPLATPAYLLSATLVDLGSRQGWRIHGLGWGVVVMALATYPYVFLLSTESFAMSGRRQLEACRSLGVGPWAAFRRVALPIAIPAIGAGVALMGMEIVNELGAVQLLGIPSLSAGILEAWQADGNPTGAISLALITLVIVLSLVMGERRLRRRSRRWSDGVAGGDATAWPLKGVRALTAQLLAVIPPVLSLGTPLFWVVTNLDQLQTNFTNDLLQLSLRSLFLALAAAILAVGAAVLLAIAKRWSTAPWLRSLTFLAGMGYAIPGTVLALALLLTGAPWQIAPLALLLWGYSDRFLAVAKSGLDAALERISPNLDEAATGMGFDWHQVLRRIHLPLLRGPMTVGLLLVFVDTIKELPLTFALRPFDFDTLSVRVYQYASDERLAEALLPALMILVLGLIAAMALVPTLDQSSNRRSIQD from the coding sequence ATGAGCCGGAAAGTACTGGCTGGATTAGCCGCCGCCCTCGCCTTACTAGCGATTTGGCCACTGTTCAACCTCATCGCAGAAGGGCTGCAGGGGCTGTTCAACGGGCTAGGCAGCCTCGGACCTGATGGAGGCCGTCAAATCCGAGGAACCCTGTCCCTGCTCCTCGGAAGCGCTCTCGTTGGCACCGTTATTGGCACAGCTAACGGCTGGCTGCTGATCAACTGCCGCTTCCCAGGACGGCGATGGCTCCGCATTGCGCAGCTGATCCCATTAGCCACACCGGCTTATCTCCTCTCAGCCACCTTGGTCGACCTCGGAAGTCGCCAGGGTTGGCGCATCCATGGGCTCGGCTGGGGCGTGGTCGTCATGGCACTGGCGACCTACCCCTATGTCTTTCTCCTCAGCACCGAAAGCTTTGCCATGAGTGGACGGCGGCAGCTGGAGGCCTGTCGGAGTTTGGGGGTGGGGCCTTGGGCTGCATTCCGGAGGGTTGCACTTCCCATCGCCATACCCGCGATCGGCGCTGGCGTGGCCTTGATGGGAATGGAAATTGTGAATGAGCTGGGTGCCGTTCAACTGCTGGGCATCCCAAGCCTCTCTGCGGGGATTCTTGAAGCCTGGCAAGCCGATGGCAATCCCACGGGTGCGATCAGCCTTGCGCTCATCACCCTGGTCATTGTGCTGAGTCTTGTGATGGGGGAGCGGCGACTGCGCCGACGCAGCCGCCGCTGGAGTGACGGCGTTGCCGGTGGCGATGCCACGGCATGGCCCTTGAAAGGGGTTCGTGCCCTAACCGCCCAATTACTCGCAGTCATTCCTCCGGTCCTGAGCCTCGGGACTCCTCTGTTTTGGGTCGTCACCAATTTGGATCAACTCCAAACCAACTTCACCAACGACCTACTCCAGCTCAGCCTGCGCAGCCTGTTTCTTGCTTTAGCCGCGGCCATTCTTGCCGTCGGCGCAGCGGTATTGCTGGCCATTGCCAAACGCTGGAGCACTGCACCCTGGTTGCGCAGCCTGACGTTTCTGGCAGGCATGGGCTACGCCATCCCAGGCACAGTTTTGGCGCTCGCTCTTCTCCTCACTGGAGCACCCTGGCAAATCGCACCTCTCGCCTTATTGCTGTGGGGCTACAGCGATCGCTTTTTAGCCGTCGCCAAAAGCGGCCTTGATGCAGCTTTGGAACGCATTAGTCCCAACCTTGATGAGGCCGCCACAGGAATGGGCTTCGATTGGCATCAAGTGCTCCGACGCATTCATTTACCGCTTCTGCGCGGACCCATGACCGTTGGACTCCTCTTGGTCTTTGTCGACACGATCAAGGAGCTACCGCTCACCTTTGCGTTGCGCCCCTTTGACTTCGACACCCTTTCGGTAAGGGTTTATCAATACGCGAGCGACGAGCGTTTGGCAGAAGCACTGCTCCCTGCCCTGATGATCCTGGTCTTAGGACTCATTGCGGCAATGGCCCTGGTACCCACCCTTGATCAAAGCTCCAACAGGAGATCCATTCAGGATTAA
- a CDS encoding lysylphosphatidylglycerol synthase domain-containing protein: MGQWRSPKLWITLASLAFIGVALVQQSAQLRQQSLDNQGWWWLVLGLGITWLSILMNGLAWRVVLGWLGSVPDDLAVVPLFVRSNLLKYLPGGIWHLVERVRALRPSLGGGPALAGVILDPLLIVAASLLMLMGGGWQNGLVLLAPIPALLLLPRWREPILQRLERSKATQLQTAGDRPLEVEGSGRKGYPWSPFAAELMFVLCRFSGFYCCVQAFDLSQPVPSQWLAAFGLAYAVGLVVPGAPGGLGVFEATLLLRLGGAVAEAPLLAVVLSYRLISTLADVLAVGSFRADRQIVEWLGRRT, translated from the coding sequence ATGGGCCAATGGCGGTCGCCAAAGTTGTGGATCACCCTGGCGAGCCTTGCCTTTATTGGTGTGGCTCTCGTTCAGCAGAGTGCACAATTGCGCCAGCAGAGCTTGGACAACCAAGGCTGGTGGTGGCTGGTGCTTGGGCTAGGGATCACCTGGCTAAGCATCTTGATGAATGGCTTGGCCTGGCGCGTGGTGTTGGGGTGGCTTGGTTCTGTGCCCGACGACCTTGCAGTGGTGCCGTTGTTTGTACGCAGCAACCTGCTGAAATATTTGCCCGGGGGCATTTGGCACCTTGTGGAGCGTGTGCGTGCACTTCGACCCTCTTTGGGAGGGGGGCCAGCTTTGGCCGGGGTCATCCTTGATCCCCTGCTGATTGTGGCGGCATCTCTGCTGATGCTGATGGGCGGTGGATGGCAGAACGGTCTGGTTTTGTTGGCTCCCATCCCGGCGTTGCTGCTATTACCCCGCTGGCGAGAGCCAATCCTGCAGCGGTTAGAGCGATCGAAGGCGACGCAGCTTCAGACGGCTGGCGATCGCCCACTGGAGGTTGAGGGCAGTGGCCGCAAGGGATATCCCTGGTCGCCTTTTGCCGCTGAACTGATGTTTGTGCTGTGTCGCTTTTCTGGTTTCTATTGTTGTGTTCAGGCTTTTGATTTATCCCAGCCCGTGCCTTCGCAATGGCTCGCAGCCTTTGGCTTGGCCTACGCCGTTGGTTTGGTTGTGCCGGGTGCTCCCGGTGGGTTGGGTGTTTTTGAAGCCACTCTGTTGCTGCGACTTGGCGGAGCTGTGGCTGAAGCTCCGCTATTGGCGGTGGTGCTCAGTTATCGACTGATTTCGACGTTGGCTGATGTCTTGGCGGTTGGATCGTTCCGTGCCGACCGCCAGATCGTTGAATGGCTTGGCCGGCGGACTTAA